One stretch of Suricata suricatta isolate VVHF042 chromosome 13, meerkat_22Aug2017_6uvM2_HiC, whole genome shotgun sequence DNA includes these proteins:
- the SPAAR gene encoding small regulatory polypeptide of amino acid response, producing METAVIGVVAVLFVVTVAIACILCYFSCDSRTQDPQGGPGRSFTVATFRQESSSLKGPGHRAKPVAGARDFWTFM from the coding sequence ATGGAAACAGCAGTGATCGGAGTGGTAGCAGTGCTGTTTGTGGTCACTGTAGCCATCGCCTGCATCCTGTGCTACTTCAGCTGTGACTCGAGGACCCAGGATCCTCAGGGGGGGCCCGGCCGCAGCTTCACAGTGGCCACATTTCGCCAGGAGTCTTCTTCCTTGAAGGGGCCAGGTCACCGTGCCAAGCCCGTGGCGGGTGCCCGGGACTTCTGGACCTTCATGTGA